The sequence below is a genomic window from Lolium perenne isolate Kyuss_39 chromosome 4, Kyuss_2.0, whole genome shotgun sequence.
CCGCGCCAGATCTTACCATCGCGCTATCCATGTTCTTGCTGGATTCTTTGGGTTTGTCTCCGGCAATTGCCCGGTCTACTAGATATTTTGATCTCCATGCTGGACACAAGAAGCGATCATCCCCAACATGGAGGTTCAAATGCCcaatgtaaccatcaatgacctgCGAATAACATAATGACATTATATGTTAATAACATACATGTAAATATTAAATGTATGGAATAGATGTGTTCTACACACTTACATCATCGGACAACCATTTTTCGTCGAGAACAACACGTAGCCGCTCAGCGTTAACTTCATCGCCCCTGGCACTCCGGTAAACATTCTTTTTTTTGTGCTGGTCTGAGCGAGATGCAAGCTCGAGGAAGACTATAGCTGCGTCTACAAGTTCAGCCGTCAAATCGCATGATGCATCCGGTTTTGCATTTTTATCTGCTCCAGATTTATCATCGAAATTCAGAGCTGCATGCATATGAAAATGATTAGCAAATACAACATTTCTTATAGAGAATATTAAAAATAATGGGACAAATAAACTACCTTTTGTGGATGAACCACGGACTTGACGCTTGGTGCGTCTGTCTAGAGCATAGGGAGATTGAAATTTTTTGGGAATTGTTCGCTTCCTCTTCCCAGCCAACTCATCTTCCTTTGATTTAGATAAGAACTTGCTAATACTTACTGCGTCGAGATCAATTTCTGAATCTGATGTCACCGGATCAGCATTTTCAATGATGAACGGATTATCCGGTGTGCTACCAACATCGCCAAATGGCTTTCCTGCTGGAGTACCATTCAGTCCACCAGCCTTGTCAGGTGTGCGCATAGCATCATTTGCATTCTTGGTAGTATCATTCTTAGCAGGCTCCTTTAATTTTTTTTCCAATTTATCAACTTCATCAGCCAGGTTCATGTCAATGATACGAATAGAATCTCCACCTCCTGCTGAATCGCTCTCTTCCTTGTACATGAACTCTTTTTTATCACGAGGGCCGTTCCGGAAAGAGTTGACATCTTCCTGGTCCTCCATGTTACCGGAAATCGGTGCGGCTGCTGGTTTGTAAGTCACGCCTTCCTTATTAAACATCTCCAATGTTCTCTGCAACACAAAAATATATAAGTTCATGAACGATTGCATTTTCAATAACAAAAGAAAATGACACAACAATTAGGCGTTTCACCTGAGCACATAAGGCAGGGATGGTAGCCAACATCTTCTGCAATTGTGCATCTAGGTAACCCGTTAAACGATTTATCAGAATTTCCGTCTGACCGTTATCAATGGGTTTTGGAGCCTGTTTCTTTTTTGGAACAGCACTCGCGGGATTGGCGTTATTCTGATGAGCAGCCACAGGATCTGGCACAACTGGCTCCATCATCCGATACTCTTCAGTGATATTTTCATCAATCTGCACGTtatataatgcaagagttaagtaCTACAGTTTTGAATTGATTATTTACAAAATTAAGTGTGCCTATTCGTAACACTGAAATTAGTACCTTCACGTTACCACGACCTCGACCATTCTCATAGTCAAAATTGTCTCTCCGCGTGGCAGCTGCTTCATTCCAGTTCCTCATTAGAGGGCGCATGGACAGTTTAGGATTAAATGCACAGTCGCCTTCTAGCGGCTGACATTTTTCCCAAGACAAGTACCGCATGCATGTAAACAAAGGAGAGTAAATTAATTATCTATACGTGAAAAATGCGGTGAGATGTAGTATGCACAACACTCCGACATAAGACCATACATACCGCAACATTCCTAAGTTCCCTTTTGGCCACCGACGGATTTGTCTACCTTTTCTTACCAGCCTAATGCTATCCAACAGAACCCTAAGAGTGAATGCATTCCAATTGATTTTTGAGATTCGGTTCACATCTTCTACTAGTGCATAGAACTTGTGTGGGACAATCTTCGTCGCCATAGGAGCAAGTACTGTTCCCAGAAGCACTAGCACTACCCTCCTCAGGAAGTCATCATCGGCAAGTTTACTTTTAATGATGTCGTCAATTAATTCGTCGATAACGATGTTACCGGTTGATTTGCTTATGAACTGTGGTGGGATGCGATGCTTCACGTCTTCACCTTCCTCGGTAAGTATTTCCCCAGCAGAAAATCCTTCATTAACCAGACCAAGGAGACACTCAACATCAACAAAACCAAGAGACACCACGCCATTGTTCTCTCCTATTTCGAATGTACCAGTGGCAGGGTCAAAAACATCAAGCATGAACCTGGAACAAAAATGAAGATGAATCAATAAGTACTAtgcaaaaataatccacgaattACAAATGACATATGAACATGTGATGAAATATTACGTAATATACATGTGAGAAGGTGTACCTGATCAATATTGTACGCATCTTCACAGAAGGAATCATCATCATACTTCTTAAATTAGTTAGAGCTAGTCTAGCACGTTGATCCACGGTAAGACGGGCCATGAGCCTACACCATTTTTCGATGTTGCAGCAAACTTCACCCCTAAGCTCGTCCATTCTATCAAGGAAAAACACTATATTACGAAAGTAATATGTCACGTACAAAAAACTAAATTAAATGTGCAAGAGGGAGACTTGAATACAACATGATTTTACATACGATGCGTGGGATGACATTATTAATTGTACATACGATGTGTGAGATGATATGCTTTCAACAGACAAATCATGGTGAAATTTTATACAAAAAAATTGAGAGCAAACATCTGCCTGGCCTATATATGAAACCCCTCAATAAAATTTACATCTTAAAAACCGATAATTGCAGTGTTTGCTATTTTCATGCTACAAGAGCGATGCATATATAGGAAAACTGCTGACAAAGGATCGACTGGATCCGACGTATTCGGGCATGAAGTCACGTTAAAGTTTTACTTAACCTAAACGAATTGACTACAGGTGTGCACATGCAtgcacacaaccagcacaacaacTCCAAGTCCTAATCAGATTCAACACTTAAGAAAATTATTCTAACAACTGCAAATATGAAGACACACGGCGACTCTAGAGGAGGGGCGACTCTAGAGGAGCGGCGACTCTAGAGGAGCGGCGACTCTAAACTATACAAATTTTAGTTGCTTCATACGATGTGGATACGAAGGTCTTGATGTGTACTTACTTGACGAGGCAGTGTTGGAACCGTCTTGGTCTGTCTCCGATGAGATCTAGGTGACGGTGTTGGGCCTGGCGTGGAAAAGATTCCTAGGTACGGCGGTCTCAGGTGAGGGTGCCTTGCagatggcggcggtggcggggatGAGAGCCTTGGAGATGGAGGAGGCGAGAAGAATAGAGAGGGCGACTGcgcgggcggtggcggtggcggtggcggtggcggcggctgtaGCTAGGGTTTGCACGATCTCAATGACGGCAGCACGAACACCTTTTTATAGGCCGACCACGTCGTCCGTCATTTCCGGAACATGCCATGCGCAAACCATGCACGATAAGATCGTGGCGCGCGTGAAGATCGTAATGGTGCGTTTCCATCCGCCGTTTCGGGTTGTGCCTTTTTTTAATAACATTTTTTCACTTTCATTATTGTTGCATATGGCATTTTGGTTGGTCCATGTTGGGCCAACGAAATTAAACAACAAAATTATAGTCTATACTTATCATGAACAATGTTGATATGTAAATATGGACAACATTAATAAAATATGTTTTACCTTGGATGGGATCACCATtttgacccattttgaccctaaaaccctagtatcggcacctcccaaccatgggatcaccatgaatgaaaaaaccaacctacaaagagcaatccaaaaagggtggggcacaccaccatgcacaagtgtgccaaatattggccccatccaaggtggttgggtatgttttaggccatggtagacccaatttgacactaaaacccttgtatcggcacctcccaaccatgggataaccatgaatgaaaaaaccaacctacaaagagcaattaaaaaagggtggggcacaccaccatgcacaagtgtgccaaatattggccccatccaaggtggtttggtatgttttaggccatggtagacccattttgaccctaaaaccctagtatcggcacctcccaaccatgggatcaccatgaatgcaaaaaccaacctagaaagagaaattaaaaacgtaggggcacaccaccatgcacaagtgtgccaaatattggccccatccaaggtggtttgatatgttttaggccatggtagaccacagaagaccctaaaaccctagtatcggcacctcccaaccatgggatcaccatgaatgcaaaaaccaacctacaaagagaaatttaaaaagggtggggcacaccaccatgcacaagtgtgccaaatattggccccatccaaggtggtttgatatgttttaggccatggtagacccattttgaccctaaaaccctagtatcggcacctcccaaccatgggatcaccatgaatgcaaaaaccaacctagaaagagaaattaaaaaagggtggggcacaccaccatgcacaagtgtgcaaaatattggccccatccaaggtggtttgatatgttttaggccatggtagacccattttgaccctaaaaccctagtatcggcacctcccaaccatgggatcaccatgaatgcaaaaaccaacctacaaagagaaattaaaaaagggtggggcacaccaccatgcacaagtgtgccaaatattggccccatccaaggtggtttgatatgttttaggccatggtagacccattttgaccctaaaaccctagtatcggcacctcccaaccatgggatcaccatgaatgcaaaaaccaacctacaaagagcaattaaaaaagggtggggcacaccaccatgcacaagtgtgccaaatattggccccatccaaggtggtttcatattttttaggccatggtagacccattttgaccctaaaaccctagtatcggcacctcccaaccatgggatcaccatgaatgcaaaaaccaacctacaaagagcaattaaaaaagggtggggcacaccaccatgcacaagtgtgccaaatattggccccatccaagttggttgggtatgttttaggccatggtagacccattttgaccctaaaacccttgtatcggcacctcccaaccatgggatcaccatgaatgtaaaaagcaacctacaaagagcaagccaaaaagggtggggcacaccaccatgcacaagtgtgccaaatattggccccatccaaggtggtttgatattttttaggccatggtagacccattttgaccctaaaaccctagtatcggcacctcccaaccatgggatcaccatgaatgcaaaaaccaacctacaaagagcaattaaaaaagggtggggcacaccaccatgcacaagtgtgccaaatattggccccatccaaggtggttgggtatgttttaggccatggtagacccattttgaccctaaaacccttgtatcggcacctcccaaccatggtatcaccatgaatgaaaaaaccaacctacaaagagcaattaaaaaagggtggggcacaccaccatgcacaagtgtgccaaatattggccccacccaaggtggtttgatactttttaggccatggtagacacattttgaccctaaaaccctagtatcggcacctcccaaccatgggatcaccatgaatgtaaaaagcaACCTAAAAAgagcaagccaaaaagggtggggcacaccaccatgcacaagtgtgccaaatattggccccacccaaggtggttgggtatgttttaggccatggtagacccattttgaccctaaaaccctagtatcggcacctcccaaccatgggatcaccatgaatgcaaaaaccaacctagaaagagaaattaaaaaagggtggggcacaccaccatgcacaagtgtgccaaatattggccccatccaaggtggtttgatatgttttaggccatggtagacccattttgaccctaaaaccctagtatcggcacctcccaaccatgggatcaccatgaatgcaaaaaccaacctacaaagagaaattaaaaaagggtggggcacaccaccatgcacaagtgtgccaaatattggccccatccaaggtggtttgatatgttttaggccatggtagacccatt
It includes:
- the LOC139838896 gene encoding uncharacterized protein, translating into MARLTVDQRARLALTNLRSMMMIPSVKMRTILIRFMLDVFDPATGTFEIGENNGVVSLGFVDVECLLGLVNEGFSAGEILTEEGEDVKHRIPPQFISKSTGNIVIDELIDDIIKSKLADDDFLRRPLEGDCAFNPKLSMRPLMRNWNEAAATRRDNFDYENGRGRGNVKIDENITEEYRMMEPVVPDPVAAHQNNANPASAVPKKKQAPKPIDNGQTEILINRLTGYLDAQLQKMLATIPALCAQRTLEMFNKEGVTYKPAAAPISGNMEDQEDVNSFRNGPRDKKEFMYKEESDSAGGGDSIRIIDMNLADEVDKLEKKLKEPAKNDTTKNANDAMRTPDKAGGLNGTPAGKPFGDVGSTPDNPFIIENADPVTSDSEIDLDAVSISKFLSKSKEDELAGKRKRTIPKKFQSPYALDRRTKRQVRGSSTKALNFDDKSGADKNAKPDASCDLTAELVDAAIVFLELASRSDQHKKKNVYRSARGDEVNAERLRVVLDEKWLSDDVIDGYIGHLNLHVGDDRFLCPAWRSKYLVDRAIAGDKPKESSKNMDSAMVRSGAVGRVLTEYTVRDKVYFPLNIGNTHWTTVVMHTPKQEFQVLDSLYPLEFTLETVEALRRQIADDMQVANEVTSGNHPDVSKWPILEYDMPQQHDGNSCGLFVMECMEHWDGDRMMQRFHRSKLMEGEDELSLK